In a genomic window of Bradyrhizobium ontarionense:
- a CDS encoding D-2-hydroxyacid dehydrogenase family protein has product MTRLRCAILDDYYDTALSLADWPRLADRVDVTAFTHPFSTEEAAASALADIDIVCAMRERTPFPRDLIERLPKLKLLITSGMRNAAIDMEAAKARGIVVCGTQYGRDPTAPLTMGLILELTRRIGRENARMHAGEMWQALGGIEIEGRTLGVVGLGKLGTKVAGLAKAFGMNVIAWSPNLTPERCKDAGVGYATKDELFATADVITVHVVLSERSRGLVGAADIARMKPTAYLVNTARAPIVDEAALLDALLEKRIAGAALDVFSVEPLPVDHPLRKLDNVVLTPHLGYVSEESFRAHYGQMVDCIAAWLGGAELPRRLA; this is encoded by the coding sequence ATGACGCGGCTGCGCTGTGCAATCCTCGACGATTATTACGATACGGCCCTGTCGTTGGCCGATTGGCCTCGACTGGCAGACAGAGTGGATGTGACCGCCTTCACACATCCGTTCTCCACCGAAGAAGCCGCGGCCAGCGCGCTGGCGGATATCGACATCGTCTGTGCCATGCGCGAACGGACGCCCTTTCCGCGCGACCTGATCGAGCGGCTGCCGAAGCTGAAGCTCCTGATCACGTCCGGCATGCGCAATGCCGCGATCGACATGGAGGCCGCCAAGGCGCGCGGCATCGTGGTCTGCGGCACGCAGTATGGCCGCGATCCGACCGCGCCACTGACCATGGGACTGATCCTGGAACTGACCCGCAGAATCGGACGGGAGAACGCCCGCATGCATGCGGGCGAGATGTGGCAGGCGCTCGGCGGGATCGAGATCGAGGGCAGAACGCTGGGCGTCGTCGGACTTGGCAAGCTCGGCACCAAGGTCGCAGGGCTTGCCAAGGCGTTCGGCATGAACGTGATCGCCTGGAGCCCGAACCTGACGCCGGAGCGCTGCAAGGACGCTGGTGTCGGCTACGCGACCAAGGACGAGCTGTTCGCGACCGCCGACGTCATCACCGTCCATGTCGTGCTGAGCGAGCGCTCGCGCGGGCTGGTCGGGGCCGCCGACATCGCGCGGATGAAGCCGACCGCCTATCTCGTGAATACCGCGCGCGCGCCGATCGTCGACGAGGCAGCACTCCTGGACGCGCTACTTGAGAAGCGGATCGCCGGCGCCGCGCTCGACGTGTTCTCGGTCGAACCGCTCCCGGTCGACCACCCGCTGCGCAAGCTCGACAACGTCGTGCTCACACCGCATCTCGGCTACGTCTCCGAAGAGAGCTTCCGCGCCCATTACGGGCAGATGGTCGACTGCATCGCGGCCTGGCTCGGCGGGGCCGAACTGCCGCGCCGGCTGGCCTGA
- the ettA gene encoding energy-dependent translational throttle protein EttA, producing MARQFVYFMQGLSKAYPTRKVLDNIHLSFYPDAKIGVLGVNGSGKSTLLKIMAGIDKDYTGEAWVAEGARVGYLEQEPQLDPKLSVRENVMLGVAKQKAILDRYNELAMNYSEETADEMTKLQDEIEAQGLWDLDSKVDQAMDALRCPPDDSDVTTLSGGERRRVALCKLLLDQPELLLLDEPTNHLDAESVSWLEGHLRNYPGAILIVTHDRYFLDNVTSWILELDRGKGIPYEGNYSSWLQQKQKRLEQEGREDAAHQRTLAREQEWIAASPKARQAKSKARYQRYEDLLKKASEKQTQTAQIIIPVAERLGQNVVDFEGLSKSFGDRLLIDNLTFKLPPGGIVGVIGPNGAGKTTLFRMITGQEKPDAGTITVGESVHLGYVDQSRDALDGSKTVWEEISGGNELILLGKKEVNSRGYCSSFNFKGADQQKKVGALSGGERNRVHLAKMLKSGSNVLLLDEPTNDLDVDTLRALEEALEDFAGCAVIISHDRWFLDRIATHMLAFEGDSHVEWFEGNFQDYEKDKMRRLGQDSVIPHRVKYKKLTR from the coding sequence ATGGCGCGCCAGTTCGTCTACTTCATGCAGGGTCTGTCCAAGGCCTACCCGACCCGCAAGGTGCTCGATAACATCCATCTGTCGTTCTACCCGGACGCCAAGATCGGTGTGCTCGGTGTCAACGGCTCCGGCAAGTCGACCCTGCTCAAGATCATGGCCGGCATCGACAAGGACTACACCGGCGAGGCCTGGGTCGCGGAGGGAGCCCGCGTCGGCTATCTCGAGCAGGAGCCGCAGCTCGATCCCAAGTTGTCGGTGCGCGAAAACGTCATGCTGGGCGTCGCCAAGCAGAAGGCGATTCTCGATCGCTACAACGAGCTGGCGATGAACTACTCGGAGGAAACCGCCGACGAGATGACCAAGTTGCAGGACGAGATCGAGGCGCAGGGCCTGTGGGATCTCGACAGCAAGGTCGACCAGGCGATGGACGCGCTGCGCTGTCCGCCCGACGATTCGGACGTGACCACGCTCTCCGGCGGTGAGCGCCGCCGCGTCGCCCTGTGCAAGCTGCTGCTCGACCAGCCCGAACTGCTGCTGCTGGACGAACCGACCAACCATCTCGACGCCGAGTCGGTATCCTGGCTCGAAGGTCACTTGCGCAATTATCCCGGTGCGATCCTGATCGTCACCCACGATCGCTACTTCCTCGACAACGTCACCAGCTGGATCCTGGAGCTCGACCGCGGCAAGGGCATTCCCTACGAAGGCAACTACTCGTCCTGGCTGCAGCAGAAGCAGAAGCGGCTGGAGCAGGAGGGCCGCGAGGACGCCGCGCATCAACGCACGCTGGCGCGCGAGCAGGAGTGGATCGCGGCCTCGCCGAAGGCACGCCAGGCGAAGTCCAAGGCGCGCTACCAGCGCTACGAGGATCTGCTCAAGAAGGCGAGCGAGAAGCAGACCCAGACCGCGCAGATCATCATTCCCGTCGCCGAGCGTCTCGGCCAGAACGTCGTCGATTTCGAAGGCCTGTCCAAGAGCTTCGGCGATCGCCTGCTGATCGACAATCTCACCTTCAAGCTGCCGCCAGGCGGCATCGTCGGCGTGATCGGCCCGAACGGCGCCGGCAAGACGACGCTGTTCCGCATGATCACGGGCCAGGAGAAGCCGGACGCCGGCACCATCACCGTCGGCGAGAGCGTGCATCTCGGCTATGTCGACCAGTCGCGCGATGCGCTCGACGGCAGCAAGACCGTGTGGGAGGAGATCTCCGGCGGCAACGAGCTGATCCTGCTCGGCAAGAAGGAAGTGAACTCGCGCGGCTATTGCTCGTCGTTCAACTTCAAGGGCGCCGACCAGCAGAAGAAGGTCGGCGCGCTCTCCGGCGGTGAACGCAACCGCGTGCATCTCGCCAAGATGCTCAAATCCGGATCCAACGTGCTGCTGCTCGACGAGCCGACCAACGATCTCGACGTCGACACCCTGCGTGCGCTTGAAGAGGCGCTGGAGGATTTCGCCGGCTGCGCCGTCATCATCAGCCATGACCGCTGGTTCCTCGACCGCATCGCGACCCACATGCTGGCCTTCGAAGGCGACAGTCACGTCGAATGGTTCGAGGGCAACTTCCAGGACTACGAGAAGGACAAGATGCGCCGGCTCGGCCAGGACAGCGTCATTCCGCACCGGGTCAAGTACAAAAAGCTGACGCGCTGA
- a CDS encoding TIGR00645 family protein, translating into MSSPDAPLPAKGVALRPIPMLIFGSRWLQLPLYVGLIIAQGVYVVLFLKELWHLFSHAFDFSEQQIMLAVLGLIDVVMISNLLVMVIVGGYETFVSRLNLQGHPDEPEWLSHVNASVLKIKLAMAIIGISSIHLLRTFIEAGALSSGKSSYTETGVMWQTIIHTVFILSAIGIAVVDKLSNAAIEEAKQSAGH; encoded by the coding sequence ATGTCTTCTCCCGACGCGCCCCTGCCTGCCAAGGGCGTAGCGCTGCGCCCGATTCCGATGCTGATCTTCGGATCGCGCTGGCTGCAGCTGCCGCTCTATGTCGGATTGATCATCGCGCAGGGTGTCTATGTGGTGCTCTTCCTCAAGGAGCTTTGGCACCTGTTCTCGCATGCCTTCGACTTCTCCGAGCAGCAGATCATGCTCGCCGTGCTCGGCCTGATCGACGTCGTCATGATCTCGAACCTGCTCGTCATGGTGATCGTCGGCGGCTACGAGACGTTCGTGTCGCGGCTCAATCTGCAGGGCCATCCCGACGAGCCGGAATGGCTCAGCCACGTCAATGCCAGCGTGCTGAAGATCAAGCTGGCGATGGCGATTATCGGCATCTCGTCGATCCATCTGCTGCGCACGTTCATCGAGGCCGGCGCCCTCTCTTCCGGAAAGTCGAGCTACACCGAGACCGGCGTGATGTGGCAGACCATCATCCACACCGTCTTCATCCTGTCGGCGATCGGAATTGCCGTGGTCGACAAATTGTCGAATGCCGCGATCGAAGAGGCGAAGCAGTCGGCGGGGCATTGA
- a CDS encoding lytic murein transglycosylase produces MARQLLLRLRTLILVSLALCAFGDGPAAAADAAFTQFVNSLWPEAKEQGVSRATFETETRGLEPDYKLPDLLLPGRPATGAPAQAEFVQVPADYIKEASIARLAAHGAGLIQQYRPALAEIERRFGVPGPIVLAIWGRETDFGRYALPYDALRVLATQAYVGRRKDQYRTEFVMALKMLSDGVVSRRDLRASWGGAVGLTQFLPSEYYKHGVDLDGDGKVDLWRSVPDALGSAAQQLANKGWQGGLRWAYEVKPPADVDCTVGVPEVKKPIGEWLRAGFALARGQRLGAAELQQPASLLQPEGIYGPAFLTTANYFVIKEYNFSDLYVLFVGHLADRMTSPSPFATPWSASQQLRTRDVEAMQKGLTRLALYKDKLDGKAGMQTRAALGAFQKTAGLKVDCWPSGAVLQAINAAR; encoded by the coding sequence ATGGCTCGGCAATTGCTACTCCGTTTGCGAACGCTCATCCTGGTCAGTCTGGCGCTCTGCGCGTTCGGCGATGGTCCAGCAGCCGCCGCCGACGCCGCCTTCACGCAATTCGTCAATTCGCTCTGGCCTGAGGCCAAAGAGCAGGGCGTTTCGCGCGCGACGTTCGAGACCGAGACGCGCGGGCTCGAGCCCGACTACAAGCTCCCGGACCTGCTCCTGCCTGGACGTCCCGCCACCGGCGCGCCGGCGCAGGCCGAGTTCGTGCAGGTGCCGGCCGACTACATCAAGGAGGCGTCGATCGCCCGCCTGGCCGCGCATGGTGCGGGGCTGATCCAGCAATATCGTCCTGCGCTCGCCGAGATCGAACGCCGCTTCGGCGTTCCCGGTCCGATCGTGCTTGCCATCTGGGGCCGGGAGACCGATTTCGGCCGCTACGCGCTGCCCTACGATGCGCTGCGCGTGCTGGCGACGCAGGCCTATGTCGGCCGGCGCAAGGACCAGTACCGCACCGAGTTCGTCATGGCGCTGAAGATGCTGAGCGATGGCGTCGTCTCGCGCCGCGACCTGCGCGCGTCATGGGGCGGTGCGGTCGGGCTGACCCAGTTCCTGCCGTCGGAGTATTACAAGCATGGTGTCGACCTCGATGGCGACGGCAAGGTCGATCTCTGGCGCTCCGTGCCGGACGCGCTTGGCTCGGCTGCGCAGCAGCTTGCCAACAAAGGATGGCAGGGCGGCCTGCGCTGGGCCTACGAGGTCAAGCCGCCCGCCGATGTCGACTGCACGGTAGGCGTCCCGGAGGTGAAGAAGCCGATCGGCGAATGGCTGCGTGCCGGCTTCGCCCTGGCCCGCGGCCAGCGACTGGGTGCGGCCGAACTGCAGCAGCCGGCGTCGCTGCTGCAGCCCGAAGGCATCTATGGACCGGCGTTCCTGACGACCGCGAACTACTTCGTCATCAAGGAATACAATTTCTCCGATCTCTACGTGCTGTTCGTCGGCCATCTGGCCGATCGCATGACGAGCCCGTCGCCCTTCGCGACACCCTGGTCGGCCTCGCAGCAGCTTCGGACCAGGGACGTCGAAGCGATGCAGAAGGGCCTGACCCGCCTCGCCCTCTACAAGGACAAGCTCGACGGCAAGGCCGGCATGCAGACCCGCGCCGCGCTGGGCGCTTTTCAGAAGACCGCTGGATTGAAGGTGGATTGCTGGCCGAGCGGAGCGGTGCTGCAGGCGATCAACGCTGCACGCTGA
- a CDS encoding (2Fe-2S)-binding protein, translating to MIVCSCNVISDHDIRKAVTSADELPRNPKQVYGCLGCSAECGRCARTIKTIIDEALGPCARACQSGCQHGHHQGRSPVQTIEDDIQSRFALAAC from the coding sequence ATGATTGTTTGTTCCTGCAACGTCATTAGCGATCACGACATCCGCAAGGCGGTGACATCCGCCGACGAACTGCCGCGGAATCCCAAGCAGGTCTATGGCTGCCTTGGCTGCAGCGCGGAATGCGGACGTTGTGCGCGCACGATCAAGACCATCATCGACGAGGCACTCGGTCCCTGTGCGCGTGCGTGCCAGTCCGGCTGCCAACACGGTCATCATCAAGGCCGGTCGCCAGTCCAGACGATCGAGGACGATATCCAAAGCCGGTTCGCGCTGGCCGCCTGCTGA
- the bfr gene encoding bacterioferritin: MQGDPKVIEYLNKGLRSELTAINQYWLHYRLLNNWGLLEMAKVWRKESIEEMEHADKFTDRILFLDGFPNMQVLDPLRIGQNVKEIIECDLAAEVAARALYQEAATYCHGVKDYVSRDLFERLMKDEEHHIDFLETQLDLIGRIGLELYTQKHVGGLESEH; encoded by the coding sequence ATGCAGGGCGACCCCAAGGTCATCGAATATCTCAACAAGGGATTGCGCAGCGAACTGACTGCGATCAACCAATATTGGCTGCATTATCGCCTGTTGAACAATTGGGGCCTCCTGGAGATGGCCAAGGTGTGGCGCAAGGAATCCATCGAAGAGATGGAGCACGCCGACAAGTTCACTGATCGCATCCTCTTCCTCGACGGCTTCCCGAACATGCAGGTGCTCGATCCGCTGCGGATCGGTCAGAACGTCAAGGAGATCATCGAGTGTGATCTCGCCGCCGAGGTCGCCGCGCGAGCGCTCTATCAGGAGGCTGCAACCTATTGCCACGGCGTCAAGGACTACGTCTCGCGCGACCTGTTCGAGCGATTGATGAAGGACGAGGAGCATCACATCGATTTCCTCGAGACGCAGCTCGATCTGATCGGCCGCATCGGACTCGAACTCTACACTCAGAAGCACGTCGGCGGGCTCGAAAGCGAGCACTGA
- a CDS encoding DUF3240 family protein, whose product MTNEAVCLTLIAPRELREELFDYLSEQTDLVTGFTATDAAGHGARVRLRTAAERVKGHADEVVVRIVLRADQTERLLDRLRGSFAGTKLVYWVLPVTEFGIID is encoded by the coding sequence ATGACGAACGAAGCCGTCTGCCTGACGCTGATTGCTCCGCGTGAGCTTCGTGAAGAGCTGTTCGATTACCTCAGCGAACAGACGGATCTGGTGACGGGATTCACCGCCACCGATGCCGCCGGACACGGCGCGCGCGTGCGGCTGCGGACGGCCGCAGAGCGGGTCAAGGGACATGCCGATGAGGTCGTCGTGCGGATCGTCCTGCGGGCCGATCAGACCGAGCGGCTGCTCGACCGGCTCAGGGGCTCGTTCGCCGGGACGAAGCTCGTCTATTGGGTCCTGCCCGTCACGGAATTCGGCATCATCGACTGA
- a CDS encoding efflux RND transporter permease subunit, which translates to MLQRLVAFALSQRLFVILSVLLLVGAGAVFLPSLPIDAFPDVSPVQVKIIMKAPGLTPEEVEQRITVPIELELLGLPNKKILRSTTKYALADITVDFEDGTDIYWARNQVSERLSNISRDFPDGVSGGLAPITSPLGEMFMFTIDSPELSLAERRSLLDWVIRPALRTVPGVADVNALGGYVRAFEIVPRNDALAARGISYEMFRRAIEANSRNDGAGRVNQGEDSALVRIEGSIRGIDDIKAIVVDTRDGIPIRVSDVARVRIGALTRYGAVTVDGKGETVEGLVLGLRGANAGQLVRDVRSRLEELKPSLPGSVTINVFYDRSRLVNRAVGTVVRALGEATALVVVLLLLFLGNWRASLVIALSLPLAIVIALLVMRAVGMSANLMSLGGLAIAIGMLIDALVVVVENIVGNLSKHDPGKTTPLAHIVFRSVCEVLQPVASGVLIIIIVFVPLLTLQGLEGKLFIPVALAIIFALAGSLLLALTVIPVATSFALKSASHQDPLLIRAAQRIYAPALDWALKNERKVIVAALAGLLAAGYGYTRLGKTFMPTMDEGDIIVSVETLPSVNLDESIAINARLQTALMKVPDIAGIIARTGSDELGLDPMGLNQTDTFLVLKPADQRQSRDREALLQKLRDVLTGFPGISLSFTQPIDMRVQEMISGVRGDVAIKIFGPDIAKLNDIAARLSTILSGIDGAEDVYTALNEGAQYYTVVVNRLEAGRLGLTVDSVATSLKTQIEGRTIGTALEDGRRTPILVRGSETTREAPTLLAMLPLTLPSGQHVSLSQVARIQRVDGPVRIDREDGNRMSVVRTNVRGRDMVGFVQFAQQKVAAELQLPAGYRLTWGGQFENQQRAAGRLSVVVPIAIGLIFVLLFTTFGSVRQALLVLINIPFALIGGVLALISTGEYLSVPASVGFIALLGIAVLNGVVLVSHFNQLRTHGLSEDRIVIDGAKRRLRPVLMTASITALGLIPLLFASGPGSEVQRPLAIVVIGGLLSSTLLTLILLPILYRRYGAAAKEAR; encoded by the coding sequence ATGCTGCAAAGGCTGGTCGCATTTGCGCTGTCACAGCGATTGTTCGTCATCCTGAGCGTGCTGCTTCTGGTTGGTGCCGGTGCCGTGTTCCTGCCAAGTCTGCCGATCGACGCCTTTCCGGACGTCTCGCCGGTTCAGGTGAAGATCATCATGAAGGCGCCCGGCCTCACGCCTGAGGAGGTCGAGCAGCGCATCACGGTGCCGATCGAGCTCGAACTGCTCGGCCTCCCGAACAAGAAGATCCTGCGATCGACGACCAAATACGCACTGGCCGACATCACCGTCGACTTCGAAGACGGCACCGACATCTACTGGGCGCGCAACCAGGTGTCGGAACGGCTATCGAACATCTCGCGCGATTTCCCCGATGGTGTGAGCGGCGGCCTGGCGCCGATCACGAGCCCGCTGGGCGAAATGTTCATGTTCACGATCGACAGCCCCGAGCTCTCGCTCGCCGAGCGCCGGAGTCTCCTCGATTGGGTAATCCGCCCGGCGCTGCGCACGGTGCCCGGCGTTGCCGACGTCAATGCGCTGGGCGGTTACGTCCGCGCCTTCGAGATCGTTCCGCGCAACGATGCGCTGGCGGCCCGGGGAATTTCCTACGAGATGTTTCGACGGGCCATCGAGGCCAACAGCCGCAACGACGGCGCCGGCCGCGTCAACCAGGGCGAGGACAGCGCGCTCGTGCGGATCGAGGGCAGCATTCGCGGCATTGACGACATCAAAGCCATCGTCGTCGACACCCGCGACGGCATTCCCATCCGGGTCAGCGACGTGGCACGCGTCAGGATCGGCGCACTGACCCGCTATGGCGCCGTCACGGTCGACGGCAAGGGCGAGACGGTCGAAGGTCTGGTGCTCGGGCTGCGCGGAGCCAATGCCGGACAGCTCGTGCGCGACGTGCGCAGCCGGCTGGAGGAGCTGAAGCCGTCGCTGCCGGGCAGCGTCACCATCAACGTGTTCTACGATCGCAGCCGGCTGGTCAATCGCGCCGTCGGCACCGTGGTGCGGGCTCTCGGTGAGGCGACGGCGCTCGTCGTGGTGCTGCTGCTCTTGTTCCTCGGCAACTGGCGCGCGTCGCTGGTGATTGCGCTCAGCCTTCCGCTTGCGATCGTGATTGCGCTTCTCGTGATGCGCGCGGTCGGGATGTCGGCCAACCTGATGAGTCTCGGCGGTCTCGCGATCGCGATCGGAATGCTGATCGACGCGCTCGTGGTCGTGGTCGAGAACATCGTCGGCAATCTCAGCAAGCACGATCCCGGCAAGACGACGCCTCTGGCCCACATCGTGTTCCGCTCGGTCTGCGAAGTCCTGCAGCCGGTCGCATCGGGCGTACTGATCATCATCATCGTCTTCGTACCGCTGCTGACCCTGCAGGGACTGGAGGGCAAGCTCTTCATCCCCGTTGCGCTGGCCATCATCTTCGCGCTGGCCGGATCGCTGCTGCTCGCGCTGACGGTGATTCCGGTCGCGACGTCGTTCGCGCTCAAATCCGCATCGCACCAGGATCCGCTGCTGATACGGGCGGCGCAGCGGATCTACGCGCCTGCCCTGGATTGGGCGCTCAAGAACGAACGCAAGGTGATCGTCGCCGCTTTGGCAGGCCTGCTCGCAGCCGGATACGGCTACACGCGGCTCGGCAAGACGTTCATGCCAACCATGGACGAAGGCGACATCATCGTGAGCGTGGAGACGCTGCCCTCCGTCAATCTCGACGAATCGATCGCCATCAATGCGCGGCTGCAGACCGCCTTGATGAAGGTGCCCGACATAGCCGGCATCATCGCGCGCACCGGCTCGGACGAGCTTGGTCTCGATCCCATGGGTCTCAATCAGACCGACACGTTCCTCGTGCTCAAGCCGGCTGACCAGAGGCAGAGCAGAGACCGCGAAGCTTTGCTGCAGAAACTTCGCGACGTGCTGACCGGCTTTCCGGGCATCTCGCTCAGCTTCACGCAGCCCATCGACATGCGCGTGCAGGAGATGATCAGCGGCGTCCGCGGCGACGTCGCGATCAAGATCTTCGGCCCGGACATCGCAAAGCTCAACGACATCGCAGCAAGACTTTCAACGATCCTGTCCGGCATCGATGGCGCCGAGGACGTCTACACGGCGCTGAACGAAGGGGCGCAATACTACACCGTGGTCGTCAACCGGCTGGAGGCAGGCCGTCTCGGTCTCACCGTCGACTCCGTCGCAACCTCACTGAAGACCCAGATCGAAGGACGGACCATCGGCACCGCGCTCGAGGACGGACGCCGGACGCCGATCCTGGTCCGCGGCAGTGAGACCACGCGCGAGGCGCCGACGCTGCTGGCGATGCTGCCGCTGACGCTGCCGTCCGGACAACACGTGTCGCTCTCGCAGGTCGCCCGCATTCAACGGGTCGACGGTCCGGTGAGGATCGACCGGGAGGACGGCAATCGGATGAGCGTGGTTCGCACCAATGTGCGCGGTCGCGACATGGTCGGCTTCGTCCAGTTCGCCCAGCAGAAGGTGGCGGCGGAGCTTCAGCTTCCGGCCGGCTATCGGCTGACCTGGGGCGGACAGTTCGAGAACCAGCAGCGCGCCGCTGGGCGCCTGTCCGTCGTGGTACCGATCGCCATCGGCCTGATATTCGTCCTGCTGTTCACCACGTTCGGCTCGGTCCGTCAGGCCCTGCTGGTGCTTATCAACATCCCCTTTGCCCTGATTGGAGGGGTGTTGGCCCTGATCTCGACCGGCGAATATCTGTCGGTCCCCGCGTCTGTCGGCTTCATCGCGCTGCTGGGCATCGCCGTCCTCAACGGCGTCGTCCTGGTCTCCCATTTCAATCAGCTTCGCACCCATGGGCTATCCGAGGACCGCATCGTCATCGACGGCGCGAAGCGAAGGCTACGGCCGGTGCTGATGACCGCCAGCATCACCGCGCTGGGGCTGATCCCGCTGCTGTTCGCATCGGGCCCCGGATCTGAGGTCCAGCGTCCGCTCGCCATCGTCGTCATCGGCGGCCTGTTGTCGTCCACGCTGCTCACGCTGATCCTGCTGCCGATCCTGTATCGTCGCTACGGCGCGGCCGCAAAGGAGGCGAGATGA
- a CDS encoding pyridoxamine 5'-phosphate oxidase family protein — translation MSDHANADLAAIYPKPNDRVIAKVRPALDVHSSKFIAMSPFCVMATSGTDGSVDASPRGGHPGFVHIDGDHRLLMPDRPGNNRIDSLSNISDGSGLVQLIFFVPGINETLRVGGTASLSTDPDLLAKLEEFGKPPRLVLVITVQEVYFHCGKAIMRSKLWSQDAQVARSSMPSISEIIHDQTRLGEPEPQDTVDARYRQQL, via the coding sequence GTGAGCGACCACGCCAATGCCGATCTCGCCGCGATCTATCCGAAGCCGAACGATCGTGTAATTGCCAAGGTTCGTCCGGCGCTCGACGTTCACAGTAGCAAGTTCATCGCGATGTCGCCGTTCTGCGTGATGGCGACGTCGGGCACCGATGGCAGCGTCGATGCATCACCGCGTGGCGGTCATCCGGGTTTCGTCCATATCGATGGCGATCATCGGCTGCTGATGCCGGACCGTCCCGGCAACAACCGGATCGACAGCCTCAGCAACATCTCGGACGGCTCGGGCCTGGTGCAACTGATCTTCTTCGTGCCCGGGATCAACGAGACGTTGCGGGTCGGCGGCACGGCATCGCTGTCCACCGATCCCGACCTGCTCGCAAAGCTCGAAGAGTTCGGCAAGCCGCCACGGCTGGTGCTCGTGATCACCGTGCAGGAGGTCTACTTCCACTGCGGCAAGGCGATCATGCGTTCGAAACTATGGTCGCAGGACGCCCAGGTCGCGCGCTCGAGCATGCCGAGTATCAGCGAGATCATTCACGATCAGACCAGGCTCGGCGAGCCTGAGCCTCAGGACACGGTTGACGCACGCTATCGCCAGCAGCTTTGA
- a CDS encoding DoxX family protein, which translates to MTVALRDDRIRAIMRWLMAAFYVAAGIAHLAIPEPFLRITPSVVPFAPQVILLTGLCELAGAIALVTKPMRRWAGIALAAYAVCVWPANFKHAIEVIDLPFLGSSWLYHGPRLAFQPVLIWWALYSAGLTDWPWHRKA; encoded by the coding sequence ATGACGGTTGCGCTGCGCGACGACAGGATCCGCGCGATCATGCGCTGGCTGATGGCGGCGTTCTATGTCGCTGCGGGCATCGCGCATCTCGCAATCCCCGAGCCGTTCCTGCGGATCACGCCGTCCGTCGTTCCGTTTGCCCCGCAGGTCATTCTGCTCACCGGCCTTTGCGAACTCGCAGGCGCAATCGCGCTGGTGACGAAGCCGATGCGGCGCTGGGCGGGGATCGCGCTCGCCGCCTATGCCGTCTGCGTCTGGCCGGCGAACTTCAAGCATGCGATCGAGGTGATCGACCTGCCCTTTCTCGGCAGCAGCTGGCTCTATCATGGCCCGCGCCTGGCTTTTCAGCCCGTGCTCATCTGGTGGGCGCTCTACAGCGCAGGGCTCACCGACTGGCCGTGGCATCGCAAGGCCTAG
- a CDS encoding alpha/beta fold hydrolase, which translates to MLRPLAAAFAAVVFFCAPARAADYPAPKQGDVVIKDFKFHTGETMPELKLHYMTVGEPSGQPVLVLHGTGGSGASMLVPPFAGELFGKDQPLDATKYYIIIPDSIGHGKSSKPSDGLKSKFPAYDYTDMVDAQYRLLTEGLGVKHLRLVIGNSMGGMHSWVWATRYPDYMDVAVPMASQPTEMAARNWMLRRIMLETIRNDPDYNGGNYTTQPRMMKYAVTAYATATAGGTIAYQLAAPTAAKADKMVEERLAAPVPADANDFIYQWDSSHDYNPSTDLDKIKATVLLINAADDERNPPETGVTADAMKHVLHGKVHLIQASAETRGHLTTGNARFYVEPLRELLATAPQRGM; encoded by the coding sequence ATGCTTCGACCGCTTGCCGCCGCCTTTGCTGCCGTCGTGTTTTTTTGTGCGCCGGCCCGCGCCGCCGATTATCCCGCCCCCAAGCAGGGCGACGTGGTCATCAAGGATTTCAAGTTCCACACCGGCGAGACCATGCCGGAGCTGAAGCTGCACTACATGACGGTCGGTGAGCCGAGCGGGCAGCCCGTGCTGGTGCTGCATGGCACCGGCGGCTCGGGCGCCAGCATGCTGGTGCCGCCGTTCGCCGGCGAATTGTTCGGCAAGGACCAGCCGCTCGATGCGACCAAATACTACATCATCATTCCCGACAGCATCGGCCACGGCAAATCGTCGAAGCCGTCAGACGGGCTGAAGTCGAAATTCCCCGCCTACGACTATACCGACATGGTCGATGCGCAATACCGGCTTCTGACCGAGGGTCTCGGGGTCAAGCACCTGCGCCTCGTCATCGGCAATTCGATGGGCGGCATGCACAGCTGGGTGTGGGCCACGCGCTATCCGGACTACATGGACGTCGCCGTGCCGATGGCCTCGCAGCCGACCGAGATGGCCGCGCGCAACTGGATGCTGCGCCGGATCATGCTGGAGACGATCCGCAACGATCCCGACTACAACGGCGGCAACTACACCACCCAGCCGCGCATGATGAAATACGCGGTCACGGCCTATGCGACGGCGACCGCCGGCGGCACCATCGCCTATCAGCTCGCGGCGCCGACCGCGGCGAAGGCGGACAAGATGGTCGAGGAGCGGCTGGCCGCGCCGGTGCCGGCCGACGCCAATGACTTCATCTATCAGTGGGATTCCTCGCACGACTACAATCCGTCGACCGATCTCGACAAGATCAAGGCGACCGTGCTGCTGATCAATGCGGCGGATGACGAGCGCAATCCTCCGGAGACGGGCGTGACCGCAGATGCGATGAAGCACGTGCTCCATGGCAAGGTCCATCTCATCCAGGCCTCGGCCGAGACGCGCGGCCATCTCACCACCGGCAATGCGAGGTTCTACGTCGAGCCGCTGCGCGAATTGCTCGCCACCGCGCCGCAGCGCGGCATGTGA